From one Trifolium pratense cultivar HEN17-A07 linkage group LG1, ARS_RC_1.1, whole genome shotgun sequence genomic stretch:
- the LOC123898729 gene encoding probable lysophospholipase BODYGUARD 3 yields the protein MLEKKEENTQEQEIIMSVMGKTRSILTMSGRFMNEAISFIVFCLLDLVDFTLCFLFKSVDMLVESECKPCYCSSSAKEAITSGGKILVSEHGGESKIVSLSSTKLQLEDISDTLYSRPSLVSEVSRLTMNEIKKFKLEDPVLHQSKRNNYSRCSSFTGNTTIVEMLQGKIGNQDVHPIPRWSDCDCKECCSWIDPSSKPTSLYVKSQYPTSGEAKENVLFIHGFISSSLFWTETLFPNFSSVAKSSYRLFAVDLLGFGNSPKPNESLYTLREHLDMIEKSVLEAHKVQSFHIVAHSLGSILALALAAKYPQSVKSITLIAPPYYPVPKGEAQPTQYVMRQMAPRRVFPPLALGSSLFFWYEHITRMICFLICKNHRLWIFLARLITRNRVRTYLLEGFFSHTHNAAWHTLHNIICGAGAKVGSYLETLKGNPNCKVTIFHGKDDLVIPTDCSYDLKKNFPSATLRVIDDKDHITIVVGRQKDFARELEEIWSSTNNNN from the exons atgctagagaaaaaagaagaaaatacaCAAGAACAAGAAATAATTATGAGTGTAATGGGAAAAACTAGATCCATTTTAACAATGAGTGGAAGATTTATGAATGAAGCAATAAGTTTCATAGTCTTTTGTTTACTTGACCTAGTCGATTTTACGCTATGTTTTCTCTTTAAATCGGTTGATATGTTAGTTGAATCCGAATGTAAACCGTGTTATTGTTCATCTTCGGCTAAAGAAGCAATAACAAGTGGTGGAAAGATCTTGGTTTCGGAGCATGGAGGTGAATCGAAAATTGTTTCACTTAGTTCAACTAAGTTACAATTGGAAGATATATCTGACACGCTTTATTCTCGTCCTTCGTTGGTTTCTGAGGTTTCGAGGTTAACTATGAACGAAATTAAAAAGTTTAAGTTAGAAGATCCTgttcttcatcaatcaaaaAGGAATAATTACTCGCGGTGTTCGAGTTTTACCGGGAATACTACTATTGTGGAAATGCTTCAAGGTAAAATTGGGAACCAAGATGTTCATCCTATTCCTAGATGGTCAGATTGTGATTGTAAAGAATGTTGTTCTTGGATTGATCCTTCTAGTAAACCTACATCTCTCTATGTTAAATCTCAATACCCTACCTCAG GTGAAGCAAAAGAAAATGTGTTGTTCATACATGGATTCATTTCATCATCCTTATTTTGGACAGAAACATTGTTCCCAAATTTTTCAAGTGTAGCAAAATCAAGTTATCGTTTATTTGCAGTTGATTTACTAGGTTTTGGGAATAGTCCTAAGCCTAATGAATCATTGTACACATTAAGGGAACACTTAGATATGATAGAGAAATCAGTTTTGGAGGCCCATAAAGTTCAATCATTCCATATTGTGGCCCATTCCTTGGGATCAATTTTAGCTTTAGCACTTGCAGCTAAATACCCTCAATCTGTTAAGTCAATTACTTTGATAGCACCA cCTTACTATCCGGTACCTAAGGGTGAAGCACAACCTACACAATATGTGATGAGACAAATGGCCCCGAGGCGTGTGTTTCCGCCTTTGGCGCTCGGCTCGTCGTTGTTTTTTTGGTATGAACATATAACTAGGATGATTTGTTTCCTCATTTGCAAGAATCATCGTCTTTGGATATTTCTCGCCAGACTCATCACTAGAAACAG GGTGAGGACTTACTTGCTTGAAGGATTCTTTAGTCACACCCATAATGCAGCGTGGCATACACTACATAACATTATATGTGGAGCTGGTGCAAAAGTTGGATCATATTTGGAAACATTAAAAGGAAATCCAAATTGTAAAGTTACTATATTTCATGGTAAAGATGATTTGGTTATTCCTACTGATTGTAGCTATGATTTGAAGAAAAACTTTCCAAGTGCAACACTTAGAGTTATTGATGATAAAGATCATATAACTATTGTTGTTGGAAGACAAAAAGATTTTGCTAGAGAGTTGGAGGAGATTTGGAGCTCTACCAACAACAATAACTAG
- the LOC123922172 gene encoding methionine gamma-lyase-like, which produces MADTFLITTTTTKRNRPDDETETKKKLMTPSPQNIFTDPAAALASTRHEFGEHGGVNMSIEASATFTVMEPETLRRIFTGELGPDSDYYVYSRHFNPTVLNLSRLMASLEGTEAAYCTASGMSAISASILQLTKSGGHVVASRTLYGGTHALLQHFLPRTCNITTTFVEISDIESVDEAIIEGKTNVLYFESVSNPTLTVANIPELSRIAHKKGVTVVVDNTFTPMVISPVKLGADVVVHSISKFVSGGADIIAGAVCGTASLVNSMMDLQQGAIMLLGPTMNAKIAFELSERIPHLGLRMKEHSNRALTFATRLKKLGLKVIYPGLEDHPHHELLKSIHNKDYGYGGLLCIDMETEDRANKLMSYLQNYGQFGFMAVSLGYYETLMSCSGSSTSSELSSEEKVLAGISPGLVRMSVGYIGTLEQKWNQLEKAVTKLQEYGFANKN; this is translated from the exons ATGGCCGACACTTTcctcatcaccaccaccaccaccaaacgCAACCGTCCTGACGACGAAACcgaaacaaaaaagaaactcaTGACACCCTCCCCACAAAACATCTTCACCGATCCAGCCGCCGCACTCGCCAGCACTCGTCATGAATTCGGCGAACACGGCGGCGTTAACATGTCAATTGAAGCCTCAGCAACTTTCACTGTCATGGAACCAGAAACTCTCCGGCGTATATTCACAGGAGAGTTAGGTCCAGACAGTGATTACTACGTTTACAGCCGTCACTTTAATCCAACGGTGTTAAATCTAAGCCGACTGATGGCTTCTCTGGAAGGAACAGAAGCCGCTTACTGTACAGCAAGCGGCATGTCCGCCATTTCCGCTTCAATTCTCCAACTAACAAAAAGCGGAGGACACGTGGTAGCTTCTAGAACACTCTACGGTGGAACTCACGCGCTTCTACAACACTTTCTACCACGCACATGCAACATAACAACAACTTTTGTTGAGATTTCTGATATTGAGTCGGTTGATGAAGCGATTATTGAAGGGAAAACGaatgttttgtattttgaatCGGTTTCGAATCCGACACTTACGGTGGCGAATATACCGGAGTTAAGTAGAATTGCGCATAAGAAAGGTGTTACGGTGGTTGTTGATAATACTTTTACTCCGATGGTGATTTCGCCGGTGAAGCTTGGTGCTGATGTGGTTGTTCATAGTATCTCGAAGTTTGTGAGTGGTGGGGCTGACATCATTGCAG GGGCTGTATGTGGGACTGCAAGCCTAGTAAATTCCATGATGGATCTCCAACAAGGTGCCATAATGCTATTAGGCCCAACAATGAACGCTAAAATAGCATTTGAACTATCAGAAAGAATCCCTCACTTAGGTCTAAGGATGAAAGAACATAGCAACCGTGCATTAACTTTTGCAACAAGACTAAAGAAATTAGGACTCAAGGTAATCTACCCTGGCCTAGAAGATCATCCACATCATGAATTATTGAAATCCATTCACAACAAAGATTATGGGTATGGTGGACTTTTATGTATTGACATGGAAACTGAGGACAGAGCTAACAAATTGATGAGTTACTTGCAAAACTATGGTCAATTTGGTTTCATGGCTGTTAGTTTGGGTTACTATGAGACACTCATGTCTTGTTCCGGAAGTAGCACTAGTAGCGAGTTGAGTTCCGAGGAAAAGGTCCTTGCAGGGATCTCGCCTGGTCTTGTGAGGATGTCAGTAGGATATATTGGGACATTGGAGCAGAAATGGAACCAACTTGAAAAGGCGGTTACTAAACTTCAGGAATATGGGTTCgctaataaaaattga